The Hyphomicrobium sp. 99 genome contains the following window.
TTCCGGATATTCCGAAAATCGATAGGGTCGTCATTCTTTGTCCCGGTCTTGCGCGAGAGTTGACTCGCGCGTTCGAATGAATTCCGGGACGATTTAGGATTGGCGGTTTTTGCAGGGCAATAGTGCCGAATGGCACTAGCCGTTAGTTTTTCAGTAATTACAGCTTATACCAATTTTCACTATGCTTTGCAGCCGCAATGACCGGCTAGACGCGCGACTTCGCGAGTAGTCCAAGGAGTTCGCGCTCGGAGTTGACCGCAAACTTGCGGTATAGCCGTTGCTTGTAGTTCTTGACCGTGCCCTTGGCGATCCCGAGTTCCACAGCGATCTGGCCAGACGATTTCGTCAACTTGATCAGCTCCAGAACGTCACTTTCAAGCTTTGTAAGCGGCGCGATTGCGTGGTTGTCGAGGGCTGCCAATTTCTCAGTGGCAACGCGAACAGGACGCCAATTTAACACACAAATCTGACCTTCCGGCGCGATGGAGAAGTCGTCCGGAAGTCGTGCAACCTTGAGGCTCATCGTTTCCGAAATATCGAAGTCGCATCTGTCGATCGTGCGAATATCTTTGCGAACGTTGGAGAGGCGCGGCTCTTGATCTTCCGCTTCCCGCCAGCTGGCACTGCGGTAGATGACCTGACCTTTGCGGTCCATGAGCAAGATGGGCGTCGTGCTTGCGTCATCCGCGCCGGGTGTGAGTTCACATAATTTGCCGAAGGTCCGCGCGAGATGCGCGAAATGAAGGCCCTCCAATGCCGGAAATAAGTTCTCTATGTGAGCTGCCAATTTATCCGAGAATTTCCGGTCGGAGCTTTCCAGAAATAAAGCAATGCACGCTTTTCCCGGTGAGGGAAAAACAACGCCTATTTCATCGGATATCTTGGCCCGCCTTTGAAATACGCCCGTATAGAGCCGGCTCTCCGCTGTGTCGTTTAGTACCTGCTGCGAAGTCACCAGCCCTTTGCGCCGTGTCGATCGCCAGAAGCTGCCAAACGGATCGACGTGATGATAAGTCGTCTTATACTCGTCGACGATGAAATCAGGATGTCCGGTCGTGCATAGAACATCCGTCGATTCCGGATTTCCGTAACGAACGGCAAATCCATACTCATGCGAGATCCCCGATCCGAAAAGCCGGAGCATGTTCTCGTAGAACGCAGGCGTCCCGGCCGATTTTGCAGCGGTGCCGAGCCTGACGTACCAATTCGCGTCATTGAGTACTTCAGACATGATGGGCGCATCTGGGATGGGAAAGACTGCGAGGGGTATCGCACCTAGATGTCGCAGCCCAGACGACGGAGGTCTTGCCGCGACGGATTTTCGGGGCACTAAACAGCGGTAGGCACAGCATTCAAAATAAGAAATCTGGGATTCCTTATATGCGATCGTGCATTGCCCAAATCCGCGCTCATGGCGAGCGCTCATTTCCAGAAATCTGTTTCCGACAATCGCGGGCGTCTGCTGTCGTAGAGAGAGTGTGCCTTTGCCGTTAGGACTCAGGGTGACACGCGATCTCTTCGCCACAGGGTGTCAACCTTCCAGACATGCCCATCTGGATCACGCACAACGACCTGCCCGGGGGCGATGTCGAAGATCCAACCGAAATTCAAACTTTGCCCTTCAAGCCATGGAAACGTCGAAAGCTCGACAATGTACTCATCTGACGCAGCGCTTCTTTGGGCATAGGAGAACTCGCAATCGAGCATCGCGCGGATCGTCCCGAGGTCGTTGCCCCGTCCGCGCACCACCTCAACAAGTGGGCTCTTGTGCGCAATTGGGTGCCGCCGGCTGCGGGCTCGCACCGCATGGTTGCCGGTCAGGTAAAGGCATTCGGTTACATTATTTTCTGTCTTCATAAGATGGATCGCAAACGCCGGATTCATCTCGAGCAGCCGCCAATCCTCTTCATACGCGCCGCTTGGGGCGTATTCCAGCATCACGCTGCCGTTGTCTCTCCACTCGAGCCAGCCGGGCTCAGGAAAGCTCACGACGGGCTGAAAGCGAAAGAGATCGAGCGAAAGCGGCCAAATGGCCATTGGGTAAGGCGTCGTCGTGGGATCGAACAGCGTCGTCGCACAGAAGCAGTCCTGCTCGGCCAAGGCCAGCAGCTCATCCCGGCTGCAGTCCGCGAGTCCTGTTCGATGGCGCAGCTCGGGACGTTCCGCTGAAATGCGAATGTCGGCGACTCCGGACGCCGTTTGGAGCCAGAGGACTCGCGTGGTGCGGTCTACTGTTCCGTTGTTGAAGGCGATGCTGTGCCTTTTCCAGCAGCCGATCAGCTGCTCAGGCACTGTTCGCGTCCCCGTTTCTGCTCCTTCAACAAGTGACATGCACGCCATTCCAGGGCTCTCCTCGGTGTGAATTTTTGCGCGGGCTCAGGATACGCGGGAGCCCTTCAAGGTCGATCGCGGATCTCGCTTCGCGGGGCGCGTCGCCTCCTCAATCGATCGAGGAATTCCACTGCGGGATAGCTTTCGCATGCCGCGAGCATCAGATCGACGTGGCAGGTGGCGGCCATGTCCTGGGCTCGGAAGCAGCAGTGGTGCTTGGTCGGTCGGTGTGCGAGGATACAGGGAAAGCATTGAACCTGAAGTCTGCTGAGCGCCTGCTCTTAGGTTTGGACTAAAAAGCTACCAAACTTCCAGTCGCCAGAGCATTACGAGTAGAATTACACGCGAACCACTCGTCAAAAGAAGCAGGCTGCGAGCGCGGCCCCACGTTTTGCGAAGGCCAAAAATGGACAAGTGTCCGACCTTCGCCAAGCGCTTAAGATGACATGATTATCAACGTGAATTGGCGCCCCGTAGGGGACGGGTCATTTTCCATTGATTTCATTGATGTTTTTCAGCTGTTACTGCTGACTCGGATCTCGAAATTTTCATTATGGATCAGATCAAATCGATGGGCTGCATTCCGGTGAGAGGTGTGTGCGACTTGAGCTGGCGCACCGTGAACTGCGAACCCTACGTTATCTTCAACAGTGCAGTATGGATTTCGGAACCATAAGTAGACCATGATTTCATCCTCGCCCTATCGATGCGCTTCTCGTAGGAAGGAATGAATTCCTTCTGAAAAAGTGCCTTCGTTAGGGCGTGCAAAATCTCTTCTGTAGAGTAAGGATCGAAGTAAGGGCACATGTCTCGGCCCACCTCTGGCATAGAGGAGGTCTTTGAGCACAGGCACACTTTTCCGAACCACAAACTTTCGCCGACAGGAAGTCCCCATCCCTCGTACAAACTGGGGAAGATGCTGCAGAACGCGTTCCCATAGAGCAATTTGAGAATGTCGTCGGGCGGCTTTCGAAAAAGGATAACGTTGCGCCGGATTGGAGATAGCGACATCACCTGTCGGGGATCGTTATCTCCAACGATCACGAGGTCAGCTTCAGGATCACGAAAAAAGTTCAGCGCTTTCCAGGCAGACAAAAGGCGCTCGAGGTTTTTATGTGAGGAGAGCGTGCCGACAGTAAGCAGATAGCGCCTACTTCTATTCGCAAGGAACGTCTCCGCAGAAAATTCCTCGTTCGACATCGGTTGATTACGCGTATCGGACACGGAAAGGAATTCATGAGGATTGGTTACAACTCGGCACCGTGGGGCGCTTTGCCCTCCATACCGTCGCCAATACCGCATGAGGTCCGCTTTAGTGTTGTCGGAGATGCAAATGAACTCATCCACAGAGCGTGCCGCATCCCGCAGCCACCGCCGAAATTGCCTGGTGCCAAGCCGATTTCTGTAGACTTTCCTTATAAGCGGGATGAAATCGTGGACCAGCACGACGAACCGGAATCCAGGATGCTGAGCTTTCCATTTGCGCGCGGCATGCATGGTTTCCGGAGCATCCCAACCGGCTCCGCAGAAGTAAAGCACGTCTTCCGCTTGCGGGTAGTAATTACCTTCGACGAAATCTTCGTGCATTATCTCCTTCTTTTTTCCAAATTTTTGAAATCTCGCCTTTGCTAATTCGATAAAATAGCGAGCCCGGCGCTGTGCATACTTGTTATAGGAATACTCTATTCCATTTCCACCAATGTAGATTGGATCTGAAAAATCCTCCTCCATAAACCGGTGAGATATAATCTTATGGCGGTTGGTTTCGGGGTCGTGCCGGATTATCTCAAACGGCAATCCAAGTTCTTGCCATGCGCGTAATAGCCCAAGGGTTATACGATGAACTCCGGAAATAGGCTTGCCCGCAAACAAGAACCTATTCCAGTCGGTGATGTCGACAATAATTCGTCGCGACGCGCTCATGCGCCGGATAGCTGTCGAACTCAGCATTTAGATTTCATTCAACTCCGTTTGTGAAGCGCCATTCGCCCGTCGAAAACGCCACTCGATCATTATCTGAATAATCATTGGAATACATGCAGAGTGGATAAATTTCAGGAACTGCGATCATCAGCACTCCTTCCCGACGATCAGGAGGGAGTGAAATGGATACTCTCACAGGGTCGCCGGATTGCACGGTGGCGTCTAATTTCTGCAAGGTTTGGCCATCGATGAAAGTCACAGACTCGGCGGGGACTCCGGCAATAAATGCCGCCTTGAATGCGATGTGCCTTTGATTTTCGTTCCGTCTATAAGCAATCGACGCAACCTTCCCGGGACCCATTCGCATTTCAGTTCCCCAATTCGGGGTTGACCGTGGCGGGTACCAGCCAGATATGAGACGAATTGTGCTTCCATTGTCGTTGTGTATTACGTTGGAATCATAGGCCGGAACTCCATCTCGAGCGCATAGGCGCTCAATAAGCTCACGGCGATATGCATCGAATCTCCGGCACACTTCGGAATATAAGAGGAGATCCACGGCGAAAAGGTCAGCGCGACGTCGTAGCCACTCTTGCATGCTCTGATGTTCAGCGGCATCTGTGTCTGGCGCTTGATTGGTGTCTGCTCGCTTTCCTCCCGAGGAAAGGCCCAATTCAATGGAGATAAAGTCCACCAAATCATCAAGGCGATCCGTTGGAGCAATCCATCGAATACGGTCGATAGAATCATAAAGGCGGGGCAACAGCCAATGCTCAAGGGGCCTTAGCAGATCGCGTTCTTGTAGCGGGTGAAAGGCGCCGACCAAATATCGTGCTTGAATGTTGAAAAACCTATCGGCCAGCAACGTGAGGGATCTGGAGAAGGACAGCTTGTTCAACGCGGTATGCAGCGGATGCGCTGGCGCTCTCCGGATGTGCTGAAAATATGAAATGATCTGAGCGATGGGTTCGCGTGCCAAGCAAGCGATATCTAAATCGCTATGCCCTTGAAGGACGTGACCGTTCACATGCGCAGAAATGAACTGCTTCGACTTGAGCAGGCCCTCAAAAGTTTCCGCGTCGGAAGATATGCTTAGGTCGCCCTCCATGTAACGGACGCTTTCGGGCGGGAAAGCAGTTGCTAGGCGCAATCCGAAAGTTTGTCCTCCGGTTTTGGGGATGTGCAAATGGAATAGAGGCCGCCGGCTTCGCATTGGATTGAGCATCAGCGCTTCAGAACGACATCGCAGTGACGCGTGGCGCTCAATTCCTCAAAAGTGACCTGCGCGAGAGTGGAGTCGTGCTCGATTCTAAAAATGGTGAAACCGTACGCCTTCAATTCATCATAGAACTTTTCGATCGAACCATAAGCACCCGCTAATATGGACGGCGCGAATTCCATCATAATCTGGATGTTCGGGTTTTCACTTAGAAGACGCGTCGCGCCCTTTAAAATAAACGGCTCTGCGCCCTCAGCGTCAATCTTGATGAAATCAATTTTGGTGCCCGCTGGAAAATAAGAATCCAGCGTTATCGCATTGACGGCCAACTCTCTAATTGAGTCATTGAATTCCGCGGCAGTGTCGGAAGTCGCAAAAATGCTGCTTGAGCCCATGTAATGGTTATAAATTTTGAAATCGATTGCCTTGCACTCGCTATATACAGCGCAAGGCACGACCGTGCTTCTCTCCAGGAACCCATTTACCATCAGGTTCCTGTGCGTTATCGCAGAAAGTTCGGGATTGGCCTCGAACGATACTAGCCGCCCCGATTGGCCAATTAGATCCGCTGCCAGAAGCGAATACCAACCGACATTTGCACCGATGTCGATCACTTTCATTCCGGGCCTTACCAAAGCTCGGAATACGTTCGTGATCCACTGCTCCCAATATCCATCGAGAAGAAGGTGGGGCGTTAACGAGTAATCGCGCGTGTCGACGTAGATCTTGTGTCCATATATCGTTTTGGTGAGCGCTACGTTTTGGCCCAAATAAACGGCCATCCGCGTCTCTTGAATTGCCGGTGCGGCTTTCGGCCGAGCCATTGCGGAGAAAAGTTTCCGAAATGCTTTGAAATGATCGGATTTCATAATCGAATTATCATGTCCGTCGCGCGCGAATATCACGAATACTTCGTTAGCAAAGGTGGGCCCCAGATCTCTTAGCAATTCCTCCAACCTAGCGGCACCAATAAGGTCCATCTGACCTTTATGCACCACGAGCAGATCAGGCGTGCCGATAGCAGACAGCTGATCGTATGGAAGAATACTGGAAACCAAAGTCCGGAATTCAGCAGGACCCACCGCAAGTTTGTTTGCGATATCGCGACTGGCAACAAATGCCGCCGCATCTCGCCAGTAGCGGTCGTGAGCGACAGTCATGCCGGGAGACCCTGATCGACATTTCGAGAAGTGGCGCTGTTGGCCCCTATAGCGGACATGAAGTTGCGCGGCAGATCGATTGGATACCGTGAGGCCATCGCACCTGCACGCTTTTCCTGCCAACGCGTCCTGACTTCACGCAGGGCGCTGGCGGAAAACTCGATATCAGGTTCCGCCCAAGAGAGGTTCGTTCCCTGATAGGCGAAGGTTCTGTCTTTGTAAGGAACCAGACGATAGGGGACCGGCACGGAATGCGGGTAGCACTCCATATAGTCCATGTTTCCGGACCAAGCCGTGGCTAAAGTCGGGACGCCGAGTTCGAGCATCTCATGGATATTCAACCCGTAGCCCTCCGCACGGTGCAACGAAAGGTAGACGTCGGCCATGCGTTGAAATGCGGTCATATCTCTGTCGCTGAAGACTTGCTCCACGAGAGTTATGTTTTTCGCCTTCCCAATTTCCCTGAGGAGTTCTCGCCGTGCAAAGGTCGTATTTTTTTTGAATCGAACCTTCATCAAGAGATGGCAAGACGTGTCGCCTCCGAACGCGAGCGTCCACGCGCGAACGTGGGCCAAAGGATTTTTGCGATCCGGGCAGGCGGCAAGATCCATGATCGCCAACCCTAGGAACTGATCCTCTCGCACTCCAAATTCTGCGCGCGACAGAGGAGAAACCTCAGGACAAACGACGGCATGAGGAACGACTCTGATCGGTAAGTCGGTACCACGCCGCAGGGCGTTTGCGCTGAAGGATGAAGGAGTCCAAATCTCGTGGACGATATCTAGGGCGAACTTCCAGTCGCCGGGAAATTGATCGAGCTCCCACACCCAAAGGCCGATCCGGTATGCATTGTGGAACCGGTCCGGAGGTTCTGCCAGCAGTCGGGGATAGTCCCACGGCTGGCCAAGAATCAGAACCTGATTGCCGTCAGCGTGAGCCGTGCCGTGCTTCAGGATTTGACGTCTCACCTCATATCGATAGGCACGAGATAATCCGTTGATTGTCTCTGTGTCGCCGATGAAACGCAGCTGTGCGCGAGGATCAAATTCGGCGAATTTCTTGGGCCATGTACGAGCGAGAGCGTCACCTTGGACTAACCGCCGTTGATACCGGCGGCGTTGCTTGCGCCGCCAGGAAGACAGTACGTGAGAGAACATGCTTTGCTGCGATACTCAGTTCGGTTAGTTCAACTGAACGGTGTGTATAGCCGACGCTGACCTGTCTTGCGCACATAACATCGAGTGATCCACAGCGTTGTGACACCGTCGATGAGTTTCTACCGACGAGAATGAAGACATCCTCGGCCATCAACTGGCGCGAGATTAAAAATGCGCGTCGACGAAGTCGCTCTCGACGCCAAGATCCCGCTTGACGACGAGCCCAATCCCAACGCCTTCGCGGTTTCGCCGCCGGGGCTGCTCGGCCGACTGGTGTCCGGCGCGACGATGCGCTTCTCGCGAGATCCGAAGCCGCGGAAGCCGCCTAGCGTGAAACCGTGGCGCAGCACGAAGACGTGGAAAACGGCGCGGCCTGTGTTGATCGAACTGACCAGCGCTGACATCTACCGTCGAGGGGAGAGAAACGGATGCGGGAAGATCGAGTCGAATTCGCAAATGCATTGCGGGGAATCGCTGCCCTTTGCGTGATGACGACTCACATGATGGGGTTTTGGGGGAATCCGACCTTTGTCGCACAACGCATCAATGCCAATGAAATTGCCCCGCCAGTCGAAATGCCGAACGCGCTTTGGTTCGTGGGCCATTACCTATATGCTATGGGCCTAGATCTAGGCTCGTTTGGCGTTGGCATTTTCTTTGTCATCAGCGGCTTTGTTATATCGATATCTCTCGCCAAGACGTCAGTTGGCGAGTTCGCCATCAGACGATTTTTCCGCCTGTGGCCGACGTATTTGACATGCTTTGCGATAATGCTGCTGTCGATCTATGCGACTGGTTGGTTTTTCGGCAGAGCGCTTCCATTCGACGAGTTCTCAATCCTCGTTCACCTGTTGCCCGGGCTAAACGAAATTTTCGGAGTGCTGAGCTTAGACGGCATATCGTGGTCGCTAGCGGTTGAGCTGAAGTTCTATATATTTGCCGCTTTGTGCGCGGGCCTGCTTCGGCGCGCTGATTTGAAGGTGTTCGCCGTCGCAGTTGCCGTTAGCGCTGGCCCATACCTCTTATGGCATCTGTACCCGAACCGAAATGATCTTGGCCTATTTGGCGTTCGCACGCTTTGGTCATTCGTCTTCTTTGGCGACTTTCTGCTTATCCTTATGGTGGGCGTCGCGTTCCAGTTTCATTATGCCCGGAAGATCGGCAATGGAACATTTTGCGCTATCGTGGCAGCGATGCTTTCCATCTTCGTAGCGATCAATCTATTGAACCCGATAATTCTATCGACGAGTCCGGTATGGTCATACGTTGCCGCGGTCGCCGTGTTTTGGGCATGCTATCTCTTGCGAGACTACTTCCGCGCAACCGTACCGACGACATTTCTAGCGAACATAAGTTATCCGCTCTACGTCCTTCACTGTTACGCGGGGTGGTGCTTCATGCGGATGCTGGTGGAGTTTGGACTCTCCTCGAATACGATCGCCATTTTGTACATCGTCGTTTGCTTTGCGATGTCATGGGTGATCCATCGAGTAATCGAGAGGCCATCAAACCTTTTTGGCGGCGAACTTGCGAAGAAGTTTCGTTTGAAGCCGTATTATCTGGCAGCCACTGGCACCGCAGCCGCTTAACGTCTCCGCTACCAGTTTTGGGAACCGGAGCGATGGGTCAGGAAGGGATATTTGGCCATGTCGGACATGCTCGATTCGTAGCAACAAATCGTAGCAGTCAATGGCTTAGCTTGAATTGGCGCCCCGTAGGGGACGGGGAATAAGACATTGATATTAAACGATAATCGAGGCTGCTACTGCTCTCTTGAGTAGCAGGCTTCAGCAGCAAATTCTAGCTTTAACTGACGCAGTAATAGACAGAGGTAGGCGAAGTCATCCATGCCGAACCGCCCCGCCGCTTTGGCATTTGAGGTAAGTGGTTTCGGTACGTATGGCGTTGCGCCGATGGCCTCGCAGGCGAGAACCTCCTCGCCGCTGAAGTAGCCGCGATCGGCGAGGACATCGATCTTCTCGACGGCCATGGCCTCCTTTGCCGAGCGCGCCATGGGAGAAAGCAGCGTCCGGTCGGTCACGACGTTGGTGACGTCATGGGCGACGATCAGATGGTGCTCGGTATCGACCGCCGCTTGCACGTTATAACCGACGACGCCGGCGCCACGCATGCTGGTCGCCATTGCCCGGGCGTCGGGATCGGTGAGTGAGATCTGCTGATCCGGCGC
Protein-coding sequences here:
- a CDS encoding glycosyltransferase yields the protein MRRQILKHGTAHADGNQVLILGQPWDYPRLLAEPPDRFHNAYRIGLWVWELDQFPGDWKFALDIVHEIWTPSSFSANALRRGTDLPIRVVPHAVVCPEVSPLSRAEFGVREDQFLGLAIMDLAACPDRKNPLAHVRAWTLAFGGDTSCHLLMKVRFKKNTTFARRELLREIGKAKNITLVEQVFSDRDMTAFQRMADVYLSLHRAEGYGLNIHEMLELGVPTLATAWSGNMDYMECYPHSVPVPYRLVPYKDRTFAYQGTNLSWAEPDIEFSASALREVRTRWQEKRAGAMASRYPIDLPRNFMSAIGANSATSRNVDQGLPA
- a CDS encoding LuxR C-terminal-related transcriptional regulator translates to MSEVLNDANWYVRLGTAAKSAGTPAFYENMLRLFGSGISHEYGFAVRYGNPESTDVLCTTGHPDFIVDEYKTTYHHVDPFGSFWRSTRRKGLVTSQQVLNDTAESRLYTGVFQRRAKISDEIGVVFPSPGKACIALFLESSDRKFSDKLAAHIENLFPALEGLHFAHLARTFGKLCELTPGADDASTTPILLMDRKGQVIYRSASWREAEDQEPRLSNVRKDIRTIDRCDFDISETMSLKVARLPDDFSIAPEGQICVLNWRPVRVATEKLAALDNHAIAPLTKLESDVLELIKLTKSSGQIAVELGIAKGTVKNYKQRLYRKFAVNSERELLGLLAKSRV
- a CDS encoding acyltransferase — translated: MGFWGNPTFVAQRINANEIAPPVEMPNALWFVGHYLYAMGLDLGSFGVGIFFVISGFVISISLAKTSVGEFAIRRFFRLWPTYLTCFAIMLLSIYATGWFFGRALPFDEFSILVHLLPGLNEIFGVLSLDGISWSLAVELKFYIFAALCAGLLRRADLKVFAVAVAVSAGPYLLWHLYPNRNDLGLFGVRTLWSFVFFGDFLLILMVGVAFQFHYARKIGNGTFCAIVAAMLSIFVAINLLNPIILSTSPVWSYVAAVAVFWACYLLRDYFRATVPTTFLANISYPLYVLHCYAGWCFMRMLVEFGLSSNTIAILYIVVCFAMSWVIHRVIERPSNLFGGELAKKFRLKPYYLAATGTAAA
- a CDS encoding glycosyltransferase family 1 protein, coding for MLSSTAIRRMSASRRIIVDITDWNRFLFAGKPISGVHRITLGLLRAWQELGLPFEIIRHDPETNRHKIISHRFMEEDFSDPIYIGGNGIEYSYNKYAQRRARYFIELAKARFQKFGKKKEIMHEDFVEGNYYPQAEDVLYFCGAGWDAPETMHAARKWKAQHPGFRFVVLVHDFIPLIRKVYRNRLGTRQFRRWLRDAARSVDEFICISDNTKADLMRYWRRYGGQSAPRCRVVTNPHEFLSVSDTRNQPMSNEEFSAETFLANRSRRYLLTVGTLSSHKNLERLLSAWKALNFFRDPEADLVIVGDNDPRQVMSLSPIRRNVILFRKPPDDILKLLYGNAFCSIFPSLYEGWGLPVGESLWFGKVCLCSKTSSMPEVGRDMCPYFDPYSTEEILHALTKALFQKEFIPSYEKRIDRARMKSWSTYGSEIHTALLKIT
- a CDS encoding FkbM family methyltransferase; this encodes MTVAHDRYWRDAAAFVASRDIANKLAVGPAEFRTLVSSILPYDQLSAIGTPDLLVVHKGQMDLIGAARLEELLRDLGPTFANEVFVIFARDGHDNSIMKSDHFKAFRKLFSAMARPKAAPAIQETRMAVYLGQNVALTKTIYGHKIYVDTRDYSLTPHLLLDGYWEQWITNVFRALVRPGMKVIDIGANVGWYSLLAADLIGQSGRLVSFEANPELSAITHRNLMVNGFLERSTVVPCAVYSECKAIDFKIYNHYMGSSSIFATSDTAAEFNDSIRELAVNAITLDSYFPAGTKIDFIKIDAEGAEPFILKGATRLLSENPNIQIMMEFAPSILAGAYGSIEKFYDELKAYGFTIFRIEHDSTLAQVTFEELSATRHCDVVLKR